The genomic region TACATGTTTTCAATTGATTGTTGAAATTATTACATAAATTTGATAGCTTTGCCTGtaattttataatattttatgttaGTTCTCACTCATTATGTGTGTCAAAAAGCCTGTGTCTCTTAGGTCATGTAGTTTTTCCCTCAGTTGAAGCAATGGTTGGGTGCTGTTAGGTTGGTTCTTAATGTGTACTTTATTTGGGCAGCTTTGAAATCAACCTGATTTTCAGAATTGAGTACATAGCTGAGTTGCTTAATGTACAATGATGTAATTTTTATGGCTAaagattgtatttgttttgaaaGCTTCCCCACATTTCCACATATTATGTGCGACATAAAAGTATGAAGTAAGACAAGATGaataaatgtttctttcttttttagtgATTTAGGTGGTTTTCAAAAGGAATTAATCCtattataattgttttgttATGGAAACTGTAAGTTGAAGGATACAGTAGGGACAAGGGAGGATTCTGATTGAGTTCATGTAAGTTTGGTTGACTTCACGCTGTCCTTTAAGAAACAGTCCGGCTTCTGCTAATTAGCCAATGGGAAGCAGGGCTTCGGCTTTTTGTTCAGCCCATTTCTCATGTTAGGTCCAATCACGTTCGAGCATCTTTCACTGTGCCATAGAGGATTGGTTTGAACGGCCTGTCCATCAGTGCAGAGGAAGTAGTGGAGCAGCCAGACAACATGAATTCCCTGGAACAAGCCGAAGGTAACTAACACTGACTACTAACTAGTTACATTATTGAGTTTTAAATGTCCGGTGTTTTGTTATAACTACATGGCTGCAATTAGCAAAAACACCATACAATATACACATAAAGTGGGATTTCAAAGTTATACGCAACGTTGTGATAGGTGGTTAGTCTGCTCTCGATACATTAGCATGCGGGCTAGCCTATATGAATCGTTAGCAAACGTTTTGGTCATGTTTGGACACGTTCATGACTGACCGTAGTGATGGTCAGATGAAGCTTCATGGAGCTCTGAAGCGTTCCAGCCTAATGGTTCACAAAAAGGTTCATTTTTCGAGGTTTCATATGCACGCAAACCCCCATGCTGGTCAAAGACTATTGGtagttttatcattttataatacACTCAAGGTTGTCCTGCAACAGTGCAGCCATGGGCATGACTGTCAAGTCAAATACGCGTATTCATCTTAATAAATGCATTTCATGTGTCATTCACATTATATAAGTAACAATTTATATTCTTGTTCAGTGTATTGTGTAGAGGTGGGAGTCACAGGGTACCTCAAGATACGATATATgggatacatggtccacgataccaataatatcatgatacaacgattctgtgataacgTATTTCAAAACAATCATATTGCGATACATCACTGTGGTGGAGATATTGGATTTGTCAGGAGATGACCAATTATGAAGTCTCTGGAGTCTGTGATGACTTAAGTTGAAATACTTTATTGACAGTCACTCAGATCCGAGAAGAACAGAGACTATGTTCTCCTCAGATCTAAACAAGAACAATGAAATGTTAACTGTTAGGCATCCTCTTCAATTCTGCCAGCAATGTCCTGGGTCATAGAATACAACCCACACATCTTGAGGCAGCTCCTCTTAGGATAAGATGTCGAGACGTCCCAAGGAAAGACAACATTGGGTTTCTTAtcgtccccctctctctctgcagatttACAAATAACAATGAATGAAACTCTTTATGAAAAGCAAGGTTACAGACCTTGCTTTTCAGGCCTTGAAATGGGAGTTTCAGGCCTGAAACCTCACCCgtcccactatttgagaagtactggtctaactgaagaaaacaaacgtctgaaaagttaaaagtgcaggatttctctatttattcacaacatagagaacaaagttcATAAAGTCTATGGGAGATCACTCGCCCTGAAAGACACAAGCGTCTTCACTAAACACTTCCAGGGTTTCTCAACAGACACTCGGAATCATTGGCACTGTGCAACCCATTACTAACTGACAGTAATCACTGAGTAACTGACATGTGCTGAGCGTCAGAGCTGAGACAAACATCAGCCTACAACGTTATCACCAAACAAACTCATACATTTTAGAAGATGTTGCTCCATTATCTCTTTTAAGATCCAAGTGTAGTGTAGATTTAATCTGCCCATTTTTGTTTCAGACCTGAAGGCCTTTGAGAGAAGACTGACAGAGTATGTGTCCTGTTTGCAACCTGCAACAGGCAGGTGGAGAAGTAAgtagtcatccaggtcatcgtCACCAATACACAATGAGTCAGTCGCCACTGTCCAGTCAGGTCCTGTTCAGTGTGGAATGCACCGACCTGTACattggagaaacaaaacaaccctTAAAACAACTCATTTCTCAACTCAGGAGTGTGAACTCCTTAGACCAGGATTCGACTGTCTACTTGTGCAACCTGGGGCTCTTCAACTACTGTAACTGACTGTCAGTGGCAGACTCACTATCAAACCTTGGAGCAGCCCAATGACTGTTGTTAGAGTACAATGGAGTTACAGTGAGCACTACCCACTTTTTTACAGAGGTTAAAATTTCTGGGTTTCACCACAAACCTTCAGTCCAGTTGCTATCTACACTACTCACTGTTTTGGATAATTGTTGGTGTTAACTGTTGAACCACGGCAGAGAACATGTGTATCTCCTGGTGTGGTTACTTGTCAAAATCTGTGTTATATGTATTTCTGTTACTTGATTTCAAAGAGGTTTGACGATCAAACTAGAGAAAGCGCTTTAAAGAGTACAAACCTCCTTCAAGGCTGCTAAATTTACCATAGTGTCATTACATCCCCCTATCCCACAAGATATGATCAAATTGAATAAGATCAAGTAACATCTTACAGAAGACAGAAATAGATTAAGATAATAAATACCAAATGTTCATTAGAATTAGAGTTttggaagaaataaaaaaaaaagtacttacaaggtttgtgtttttaaagaattcTAAATCCacaatttaattttacacaaaagttggtgcatGTGTAATTGCTGATAAACGGTTGCTATCAGTGGTGAATGTGATTTCACAGTGTCTAAATTTTCTGTGATGTTTCAGTGATTCTAATAGTGGTGTCTGTCTGCACGGCTACTGGTGCTTGGAACTGGTTAATAGATCCTGACACACAAAAGGTATGTAGAAGTGGAAAAGTCACCTTTTTGCTCAAAGGAAAACTCCTTAACAGACCGAATATACCTGTACATACTGTCACTATTGATCTAAACAGCAGAGAGTAACTGTTTTTACGAAGAAATGTCCTTGGAATTACAGCACAGAGACTTTGAATATTAGATGCTAGGTTTTGCCAAGTCCTTCGCAAGGTAGACTAACAACgttgaaaatgaaaagtgtaGAAGTGATCCTCCAAAAACATGTGTGCTCAGAATCACCAATCACCAATTTATCATCAGATTATTCAGCTGTTGATCATTTAATGTATTGCTGTAAGTACAGAgtggttgttttctgtcttaATATACTTAAATGTGAGTTCCATTGCTTACCGTAAATAAAATCCACAAACAAGAATGTATTTATATTGATGTCACTCTGTTCTTCAGGTCTCCTTCTTTTCATCGTTGTGGAATCATCCGTTCTTCACGATCAGCTGCATCACTCTCATAGCTCTCTTCTTTGCCGGGATACACAAACGAGTTGTGGCACCGTCGATGTATCCTTTCTAATCCCATGTTGCACATGGGAAGTGAACTGTTTATGTCGAGACAAACTGATGCAATCGCAACTTTGCACTAGTAAAGCCGAACAGCTGCAAAccggttggagtatgactgagaAAGTCTACAAAAACGTTCAGACGTGAattgtactgtacatttttgaatgcatctcaaaATGGATTGTTTTTAGCTTTAGTCCGAGTTTGTTGCTCTCCCTTGCATTTGACTCTCAAGACCAGTTATTTCAGAGCCAGACACCATGACTGCACACACTCTTAAGCCTTGTTTCCATCATGATACAGTTTGGTTTgctacagtacagtatggtATGGTTTGAAATGGTCATGTCCTCCCTCAGGCTTGCACTTTGACTTAGAACAGTATCTATatttggtaggcggggtgtgcacTTTGTCCGATGGCTGTGTCCGCAAGTTGCATATCGTGACGTTGTATCTGTGCACGGGCAATGGCATTGAACGTGACGTGATGGACTACAATGGAGggcatccagcagctctttttttttttctgctcgtTTTGtggctttgtatgagaatagactatAGATGTTAAAGAATcaccggtcgcaagggagtagcacttttctgttgcccaatccACCCATATATTGTCACTAcactggtaccccaagggaagggtaccacgAAATGGaaggttattttggtactactcctaatggaaacgcaaa from Solea solea chromosome 5, fSolSol10.1, whole genome shotgun sequence harbors:
- the LOC131459403 gene encoding nuclear envelope phosphatase-regulatory subunit 1, translating into MNSLEQAEDLKAFERRLTEYVSCLQPATGRWRMILIVVSVCTATGAWNWLIDPDTQKVSFFSSLWNHPFFTISCITLIALFFAGIHKRVVAPSIIAARCRTVLAEYNMSCDDTGKLILKPRPNIQ